In Fusobacterium sp. IOR10, a single genomic region encodes these proteins:
- a CDS encoding GTP-binding protein, which translates to MAKAKFDRSKTHVNIGTIGHVDHGKTTTTAAISKVL; encoded by the coding sequence ATGGCAAAAGCAAAATTTGACAGAAGTAAAACCCATGTAAATATTGGTACAATAGGACATGTCGATCACGGTAAAACAACTACAACAGCAGCAATCTCAAAGGTACTA